A DNA window from Candidatus Rokuibacteriota bacterium contains the following coding sequences:
- a CDS encoding MFS transporter, protein MGGAHFVSHFFQLTLPPIFPLLRDDFGVSYVQLGLLMSLFYASSGIGQTASGFLVDHWGARRVLPTGMALLAFAMALAGLAQSYWALVPAALLGGLGNSVFHPADYSIFNASVSPSRLGRAYGVHSICGALGWAVAPAVVVTLSSTIGWRLALVTVGVLGIAAAVALSTLGEALDDRRETAGLRGAPSSGWTANVRLLMATPILVAFAYFALLATSLIGIQTFSVSAMVAIYEAPLGLATGALTAFLLGSAGGVLVGSFLADRTSRHDVVAGGGMFLGAIASLVIASAAPPLALLPVVMALAGFCLGATSPSRDMLVRAATPPGASGKVYGFVYSGLDLGSSLTPLLFGWLLDRGEPRMVFVASAGFMLLTIATVIQVRRHAAPVHTQAPA, encoded by the coding sequence GTGGGCGGGGCTCATTTCGTCAGCCACTTCTTCCAGCTGACGCTGCCGCCCATCTTCCCGCTCCTGCGCGATGACTTCGGCGTCAGCTACGTCCAGCTGGGCCTCCTGATGAGCCTCTTCTACGCCTCCTCCGGCATCGGCCAGACCGCGTCGGGCTTCCTCGTCGATCACTGGGGCGCGCGCCGCGTGCTGCCGACGGGCATGGCTCTCTTGGCCTTTGCCATGGCGCTGGCGGGGCTCGCCCAGTCGTATTGGGCGCTGGTGCCGGCGGCGCTCCTGGGCGGCCTCGGTAACAGCGTCTTCCACCCGGCGGACTACTCGATCTTCAACGCCTCGGTCAGCCCGTCGCGACTCGGCCGCGCCTACGGCGTTCACAGCATCTGCGGCGCTCTCGGCTGGGCCGTGGCGCCCGCCGTTGTTGTGACGTTGTCATCGACGATAGGCTGGCGCCTTGCCCTCGTCACGGTGGGCGTCCTTGGCATCGCGGCGGCGGTCGCGCTCTCGACGCTGGGCGAGGCGCTCGACGACCGGCGCGAGACGGCCGGGCTGCGCGGCGCGCCGTCGTCGGGCTGGACCGCCAACGTGAGGCTTCTCATGGCGACGCCGATCCTGGTCGCCTTCGCCTACTTCGCGCTCTTGGCGACCTCGCTCATCGGCATCCAGACCTTCTCCGTTTCGGCGATGGTCGCGATCTACGAGGCGCCGCTCGGCCTTGCCACCGGCGCTCTGACGGCATTCCTTCTGGGCAGCGCCGGCGGCGTCCTCGTCGGGAGCTTTCTCGCGGACCGCACCAGCCGGCACGACGTGGTCGCGGGCGGCGGCATGTTCCTCGGCGCGATCGCGAGCCTCGTCATCGCGAGCGCGGCGCCGCCGTTGGCGCTTTTGCCGGTGGTGATGGCGCTGGCAGGCTTCTGTCTCGGCGCGACCTCGCCCTCGCGCGACATGCTCGTGCGCGCCGCCACGCCGCCGGGCGCCTCGGGAAAGGTCTACGGCTTCGTCTACTCCGGGCTTGACCTGGGCTCCTCGCTCACGCCGCTCCTCTTCGGGTGGCTGCTCGACCGGGGCGAGCCGCGAATGGTCTTCGTGGCCTCCGCGGGCTTCATGCTGCTGACCATCGCCACGGTTATCCAAGTCCGGCGCCACGCGGCGCCGGTTCACACGCAAGCGCCCGCCTAG